A region from the Martelella sp. AD-3 genome encodes:
- the lspA gene encoding signal peptidase II: MNARWVWALIGATTTTDQLTKAAALSLLLQGNSVAVLPGLDLTLGFNVGVSFGLFSDLMAGKPLVMAALTGTLTVVLAIMAFRARHPVEQIGFSLIVGGALGNVVDRLRQGAVTDFIDLSFQGWRWPTFNTADIAITFGALFIVFATFASHRSKDTVVDQS; this comes from the coding sequence ATGAACGCTCGGTGGGTGTGGGCATTGATCGGAGCCACAACAACCACTGATCAACTGACCAAGGCGGCGGCCTTGTCGCTGCTCTTGCAGGGTAATTCAGTGGCAGTTTTGCCCGGATTGGATCTGACGCTCGGCTTTAATGTAGGGGTGAGCTTTGGTCTGTTCTCTGACCTCATGGCTGGTAAACCGCTGGTCATGGCCGCGCTGACCGGCACCTTGACCGTGGTCCTCGCCATCATGGCATTTCGGGCGCGTCACCCGGTCGAACAGATCGGATTTTCTCTGATAGTGGGTGGCGCGCTTGGCAATGTGGTTGATCGGTTGCGACAGGGCGCGGTCACTGATTTCATAGATCTCTCTTTTCAGGGCTGGCGCTGGCCAACTTTTAACACAGCCGATATTGCGATTACGTTTGGCGCTCTGTTTATCGTGTTCGCCACATTCGCTTCACACCGATCTAAGGACACCGTCGTTGACCAATCCTGA
- a CDS encoding disulfide bond formation protein B: MPLLAAFVIALAATLGALFIGEVLGQMPCTLCWYQRIAMFPLVPIVGLSIWRADGMARPYGLPLAAAGLMLAGWHSGLYSGWIQEAVTPCAKTGPSCTDQAQTILGLPIPYLSLIAFGAILSCLVLSKGRRA; the protein is encoded by the coding sequence ATGCCCTTGCTGGCGGCGTTCGTTATCGCTCTGGCCGCAACACTTGGCGCTCTCTTCATTGGGGAAGTGCTCGGACAGATGCCCTGTACTCTTTGCTGGTACCAACGCATTGCCATGTTTCCCCTGGTGCCCATCGTCGGCCTTTCGATCTGGCGCGCCGACGGCATGGCCCGACCCTACGGCCTGCCGTTGGCAGCGGCCGGCCTGATGTTGGCGGGTTGGCATTCCGGCCTTTACTCCGGCTGGATCCAAGAGGCTGTCACGCCTTGTGCAAAAACCGGGCCGTCCTGCACCGATCAGGCACAGACCATCCTTGGCCTGCCCATTCCCTATCTATCCCTGATCGCCTTTGGAGCGATCCTCAGTTGCCTTGTTCTATCGAAAGGAAGACGCGCATGA
- a CDS encoding thioredoxin domain-containing protein, with product MNRRTLLIGASALGLAAFGSGAFFLTRRQQLTEAEAVTPAVDEAQLIRDYSPSFGPDEAPVTLVEFFDPSCEACRAFHPAVQAIREEFPEQVRVVMRYTVFHEGSDEAVRILETARMQDKFEPVLNAILKQQPAWAVHGAPRMDLAWQIAAAAGLDLERAKSDRLFPGITAILNQDKADVEAVGIRQTPTFFLNGRELSEPSLDGLIAEVRSAVEST from the coding sequence ATGAACAGACGCACTCTCTTGATTGGAGCTTCGGCTCTCGGGCTAGCCGCTTTCGGTAGCGGCGCCTTCTTCCTGACCCGGCGCCAACAATTGACCGAGGCCGAGGCAGTAACCCCGGCAGTTGATGAGGCGCAGTTGATTCGAGATTATTCGCCAAGCTTCGGCCCCGATGAGGCTCCGGTCACCCTTGTTGAATTTTTTGATCCCTCCTGCGAGGCCTGCAGGGCCTTTCATCCGGCAGTTCAGGCAATACGCGAGGAGTTCCCGGAGCAGGTGCGCGTCGTCATGCGCTACACTGTGTTTCATGAAGGATCGGACGAGGCGGTGCGTATCCTGGAGACCGCACGAATGCAGGACAAGTTTGAACCTGTGCTCAATGCCATCCTGAAGCAGCAACCAGCATGGGCTGTGCACGGTGCACCGCGTATGGACTTGGCCTGGCAGATCGCGGCGGCTGCCGGTCTTGATCTGGAACGGGCCAAGAGCGACAGGTTGTTTCCCGGAATTACAGCAATTCTGAACCAGGATAAGGCAGATGTCGAAGCGGTGGGTATCCGTCAGACTCCCACCTTTTTTCTAAACGGGCGCGAACTATCGGAACCCAGTTTGGACGGCCTCATCGCTGAAGTCCGCAGCGCGGTCGAGAGTACGTGA
- the mntR gene encoding manganese-binding transcriptional regulator MntR: protein MIDQTSQSSDDLAPDSRAPEAQANGFATVREARRNELAEDYVELIADLIHQYGEARPVDIAERFGVRAPTVTKTLNRLAREGLITREKYRSVFLTEAGRTLAQECRRRHEIVLRFLIRLGLDPETAERDAEGIEHHVSEQTLALFESYANRP from the coding sequence ATGATTGACCAAACTTCACAGTCTAGCGACGATCTCGCGCCGGACAGCCGCGCCCCCGAAGCACAAGCCAACGGGTTCGCGACCGTACGCGAGGCGCGGCGTAACGAGTTGGCCGAAGATTATGTCGAACTGATCGCCGACCTGATCCACCAGTATGGCGAGGCACGTCCGGTCGATATCGCCGAGCGGTTTGGCGTTCGCGCGCCGACCGTGACCAAAACGCTGAACCGCTTGGCGCGCGAAGGACTGATCACCCGCGAGAAGTACCGTTCAGTGTTCCTGACGGAAGCAGGTCGGACGCTGGCACAGGAATGCCGCCGTCGCCACGAAATCGTACTGCGGTTCCTGATCCGTCTCGGACTTGACCCCGAAACGGCGGAGCGTGATGCCGAGGGGATTGAACATCATGTCAGCGAGCAGACACTCGCCCTGTTCGAATCCTATGCCAATCGGCCCTAG
- a CDS encoding cytochrome c peroxidase, translating to MRIKLLALVFGFGLGIGLLAGPAMATPARDTPWLPEAAAYRLTLFLGNLTPVPWDELGRAWEEPYRGSEYTQGALDWLAGQSSLPTEPLTAAIAREDRAAVFEAATRIISARIDEELDAALAAESPAAAQQAVRTARELYRAIEDHLAAADPEAARALGRAWLELSSATGSTGVLGAGATEPDLNAMATARVVVSDYLAANYRVADFAPRTTLTAVPETIALSGRAVTLPATLPPGSDIFDQDPLPLLVLGFEEQGIDETDLPLIAYGDMLFDSPEIFSGPAREIGIACSTCHNRSDINQRFFIPGASHQPGAVDVDGAFFNPMFNDRRADPIDIPSLRGLRFTGPYGRDGRFASIRDFTRNVIVNEFAGAEPTPFMLDALVAYMTEFDFLPNAMLTGDGRLTEAAPEAAQRGAAIFNQPFDGLNGKSCASCHVPDGNFLDRQAHDIGSVIPAYEGSRGGALDTPTLLGTVYTAPYFHDGSMPTLAAVVNWFDTTKSLGLSESERADLTAYLETVGAADEPYEDFDTENTPFRLAFAELTTFASTLDTLLPRRDTQHILLLTDTVAADLAADAGTMANLVARPEIYSLAEHLAAVGAEVRADNWAAAEASWAAFQSEAQAIEERAF from the coding sequence GTGCGTATCAAATTACTAGCTCTCGTCTTCGGCTTTGGGCTGGGGATCGGTCTGCTCGCCGGGCCGGCCATGGCGACCCCGGCCAGAGATACCCCTTGGCTACCCGAGGCTGCCGCCTACCGGCTGACCCTGTTTCTGGGCAATCTTACTCCCGTGCCTTGGGATGAATTGGGGCGCGCCTGGGAGGAGCCCTATCGCGGATCGGAATACACGCAAGGTGCGCTCGATTGGCTCGCGGGCCAAAGCTCCCTACCGACCGAGCCGCTGACAGCTGCCATCGCGCGCGAAGATCGGGCAGCGGTTTTCGAGGCCGCGACGCGTATTATCTCCGCCCGCATCGACGAAGAGCTTGACGCGGCGTTGGCGGCCGAGAGCCCCGCTGCAGCCCAGCAGGCGGTACGCACGGCCCGAGAGCTTTATCGCGCAATCGAGGATCATCTCGCCGCCGCCGACCCTGAAGCGGCCCGCGCGCTCGGACGGGCCTGGCTGGAGCTGTCCAGTGCCACCGGCTCCACCGGGGTGCTGGGTGCTGGAGCGACCGAACCCGATCTCAACGCAATGGCGACAGCGCGGGTGGTTGTTTCCGACTATCTCGCCGCGAACTACCGCGTCGCCGATTTTGCACCGCGCACAACCCTCACCGCCGTGCCGGAAACCATCGCCCTCAGCGGCCGTGCGGTAACGCTTCCCGCGACGCTGCCTCCGGGCTCTGACATCTTCGATCAGGATCCGTTGCCCCTGCTTGTACTGGGTTTCGAGGAGCAAGGCATAGATGAGACCGACCTGCCGCTCATCGCCTATGGCGACATGCTGTTCGACAGCCCCGAAATATTCAGCGGCCCGGCGCGTGAAATTGGCATCGCCTGCTCGACCTGCCACAACCGTTCGGATATCAACCAGCGTTTCTTCATTCCCGGCGCCAGCCATCAACCCGGAGCAGTGGATGTGGACGGTGCCTTCTTCAATCCGATGTTCAACGACCGCCGCGCCGACCCGATCGACATTCCCAGCCTGCGCGGCCTGCGGTTTACGGGTCCTTATGGCCGTGACGGCCGGTTTGCCAGCATTCGCGATTTCACCCGCAACGTGATCGTCAACGAATTCGCTGGGGCCGAGCCGACGCCCTTCATGCTGGACGCCCTCGTCGCGTACATGACCGAGTTCGACTTTCTGCCGAACGCGATGCTAACCGGCGACGGCCGCCTGACCGAGGCCGCGCCTGAGGCGGCACAGCGCGGCGCGGCGATCTTCAACCAGCCTTTTGACGGGCTGAACGGCAAATCATGCGCCAGTTGTCATGTGCCAGATGGCAATTTCCTGGACCGGCAGGCACATGACATAGGATCGGTCATCCCGGCCTATGAAGGGTCGCGCGGCGGGGCGCTGGACACGCCGACCCTGCTCGGGACCGTCTATACCGCGCCCTATTTCCACGACGGCTCGATGCCGACGCTGGCCGCCGTTGTCAACTGGTTCGACACGACCAAGAGCCTTGGCCTCAGCGAGTCCGAGCGCGCCGATCTCACCGCTTACCTTGAGACCGTTGGCGCGGCGGATGAACCTTATGAGGACTTCGACACCGAGAATACGCCATTCCGGTTGGCTTTTGCGGAGCTGACAACCTTTGCCTCCACCCTCGATACCCTTCTGCCGCGCCGGGACACTCAGCACATCCTGCTCCTGACTGATACCGTCGCCGCCGATCTTGCAGCGGATGCTGGCACCATGGCGAACCTTGTCGCACGCCCGGAGATCTACTCCCTCGCAGAACACCTGGCTGCAGTTGGCGCAGAAGTCCGCGCCGACAATTGGGCCGCCGCAGAGGCAAGCTGGGCCGCATTTCAGTCCGAGGCGCAAGCCATCGAAGAAAGGGCGTTCTGA
- a CDS encoding phosphate/phosphite/phosphonate ABC transporter substrate-binding protein — translation MNSMLSRRHMLALCCASLAALAAPVRAQSAPLRLAFIPQENPEKLLGDIKAITGWLSREIGVPVEGFVTIDHAAAVEALRNGDADISFMGALPFVLAEAQIGAVPLLSEIYRDAPTYTGRVFVRRDSGITTLADLRGRDIAFADPISESGYLYPLVEFERAGLIAGPAESEAFFGRVFFAGGYQQAMQAMAEGLVDAAGASQYADLLLAPGQQSQVTWIAESEPIPSHLVIARPGLDAEVQENFVNAMLRLNELEHRAMLRHLYGPDGYVPADAVAFDGVRALARRYGLLQ, via the coding sequence ATGAACTCCATGCTCTCCCGCCGTCATATGCTGGCGCTGTGCTGTGCAAGTCTCGCGGCCCTCGCGGCACCGGTTCGCGCGCAGTCTGCCCCGTTGCGGTTGGCCTTTATTCCGCAGGAGAACCCTGAAAAGCTACTGGGCGACATCAAGGCCATCACCGGTTGGCTGTCACGAGAGATCGGCGTGCCGGTCGAAGGTTTCGTGACCATCGATCACGCCGCCGCCGTCGAGGCGCTGCGCAACGGCGATGCGGACATCTCCTTCATGGGAGCGCTGCCCTTTGTTCTGGCCGAGGCGCAAATCGGTGCGGTGCCGCTCTTATCCGAGATCTATCGCGACGCCCCCACCTACACCGGACGGGTCTTCGTGCGACGCGACAGCGGCATCACCACGCTGGCCGATTTGCGCGGACGCGATATCGCCTTTGCCGATCCAATTTCGGAGTCAGGCTATCTCTACCCGCTGGTTGAATTCGAGCGCGCGGGACTGATCGCGGGACCCGCAGAGTCGGAAGCGTTCTTCGGCAGAGTGTTCTTCGCGGGCGGATATCAGCAGGCGATGCAGGCAATGGCAGAGGGACTGGTCGATGCCGCGGGCGCCAGCCAGTATGCCGATCTCCTGCTCGCGCCAGGCCAACAGTCCCAAGTCACTTGGATCGCCGAGAGCGAGCCGATCCCTAGCCACTTGGTGATTGCCCGCCCGGGACTGGACGCCGAGGTGCAGGAAAATTTCGTGAACGCTATGCTGCGGCTGAACGAGCTCGAACATCGCGCCATGTTGCGGCATCTCTACGGCCCGGACGGCTATGTCCCGGCCGATGCGGTCGCTTTCGACGGTGTTCGGGCACTCGCCCGCCGCTACGGGCTTCTGCAATGA
- a CDS encoding phosphonate ABC transporter ATP-binding protein, with product MTEALRIEELCFSHVTSGLPTLDQVTLSIPPGEALALIGPSGAGKTTLLTLLDGRLRAWRGRVSVLGDALDADRAPPRACRADTGFIFQDFALVERASVLRNVLNGRLGRMRPLRALLGRPSKDDLAVARAALADCGIVDLAERRVDSLSGGQRQRVAIARCLSQEPRLILADEPVSNLDPARAAEILSLLTEAARRRGATTVFSSHQPDLARRFARRIVGMRNGRIVFDTPTAELTEGATARLYDDANAAVQPRLKAVP from the coding sequence ATGACCGAGGCCCTCCGCATCGAGGAGCTATGTTTCTCCCATGTCACCTCGGGCCTGCCGACGCTGGATCAGGTGACGCTGTCTATCCCGCCGGGTGAAGCGCTCGCGCTGATCGGGCCTTCGGGGGCGGGCAAGACGACGCTCCTGACGCTGCTCGATGGTCGCCTGAGGGCTTGGCGCGGCCGCGTCTCGGTGCTGGGCGACGCGCTCGATGCGGACCGTGCGCCGCCGCGCGCGTGCCGGGCCGATACGGGGTTCATCTTTCAGGACTTCGCTCTTGTCGAACGCGCCAGCGTGCTGCGCAACGTGCTGAACGGCAGGCTGGGCCGCATGAGGCCGCTGCGTGCCCTGCTCGGGCGGCCGTCGAAAGACGATCTTGCGGTTGCGCGCGCGGCGCTGGCCGATTGCGGCATTGTCGACCTGGCTGAGCGACGGGTGGACAGTCTGAGCGGCGGACAACGGCAGCGAGTCGCAATCGCACGCTGCCTCTCGCAGGAGCCGCGCCTGATCCTTGCCGACGAACCGGTGAGCAACCTCGACCCCGCACGCGCAGCCGAGATCCTTTCGCTTCTAACCGAAGCCGCGCGTCGACGAGGCGCGACCACAGTCTTCTCCTCTCACCAGCCCGACCTTGCGCGGCGCTTCGCGCGGAGAATCGTGGGCATGCGCAACGGTCGGATCGTTTTCGACACTCCGACGGCAGAGCTCACCGAGGGCGCGACAGCCCGGCTCTATGATGATGCGAATGCTGCCGTACAGCCCCGCCTGAAGGCGGTGCCGTGA
- the phnE gene encoding phosphonate ABC transporter, permease protein PhnE, with protein MESRGWGGFATGGLVAGAVLWSLATTDVELSRLFSAGPRIGDFLARMFPPDPSVMTEIINGSAETLRIAILGTLGAVLLSGPLGVFASETMAPPVVHRPVRTALALIRAIPLILVAMLMVGAVGLGPLPGIIAVAIHATGMLAKFYAEAIDGVARGPIAALESAGAGPLARLRYAIWPQMAPVIARDTIFRFELNLRESLILGIVGAGGIGFYIQTYVRSFQYEKAASVTLAVIAMVLAIEAFNVALRRRFS; from the coding sequence ATGGAAAGCCGGGGTTGGGGCGGCTTCGCGACGGGCGGGCTCGTCGCCGGGGCCGTGCTCTGGTCGCTCGCGACGACCGACGTCGAACTTTCCCGCCTCTTCTCCGCCGGGCCGCGCATCGGTGATTTCCTTGCGCGGATGTTTCCACCGGATCCGTCAGTGATGACCGAGATCATCAACGGCAGCGCCGAGACGCTGCGCATCGCCATCCTTGGAACACTCGGTGCTGTGCTCCTGTCGGGGCCGCTCGGCGTCTTTGCATCGGAAACCATGGCCCCGCCCGTCGTTCACCGTCCGGTGCGGACAGCTCTCGCGCTGATTCGCGCCATTCCGCTGATTCTCGTCGCCATGTTGATGGTTGGCGCAGTGGGCCTCGGCCCGCTTCCGGGCATCATCGCGGTTGCCATCCATGCAACGGGCATGCTGGCGAAGTTCTATGCTGAAGCAATTGATGGGGTTGCCCGCGGACCGATCGCCGCACTGGAAAGTGCGGGCGCCGGGCCGCTTGCACGCCTACGCTATGCAATCTGGCCGCAAATGGCTCCGGTGATCGCCCGTGATACAATCTTTCGTTTCGAGCTGAACCTACGAGAATCGCTTATCCTCGGCATCGTCGGAGCCGGTGGCATCGGCTTCTACATTCAGACCTATGTTCGCTCATTTCAATACGAAAAGGCTGCCAGTGTCACGCTGGCGGTCATCGCCATGGTTCTTGCTATCGAGGCGTTCAATGTTGCATTGCGTCGCCGCTTTTCATGA
- a CDS encoding SCO family protein — MRLKVLQKMLWAAVALAIPAYGALHLLDERAETPVAEVSFRPTFSLLDAEGRVRMPSDFAGKHLLVFFGFTNCPDVCPTTLAEVAQVMEGLGDDAGKVQPLFISIDPTRDRSLELAEYTAAFHPSILGLAGDEAQTRAAARSFRIFYEREDSSGAPDGYTMAHSAALYLIGPDGNWLRQFSYGTPASEILNDLRQRL; from the coding sequence ATGCGATTGAAGGTTCTGCAGAAGATGCTCTGGGCGGCGGTGGCCCTTGCTATTCCGGCTTACGGCGCGTTGCATCTTCTTGATGAGCGCGCGGAAACACCGGTGGCCGAAGTGTCTTTCCGGCCGACCTTTTCCCTGCTTGATGCTGAGGGAAGAGTGCGCATGCCCTCGGACTTTGCGGGGAAGCATCTTCTGGTCTTTTTCGGCTTCACCAATTGCCCGGACGTCTGCCCGACGACGCTTGCCGAAGTGGCGCAAGTGATGGAGGGTCTGGGAGATGACGCAGGAAAGGTACAGCCCCTCTTCATCTCTATCGACCCGACACGAGACCGCAGCCTGGAACTCGCGGAATATACTGCGGCCTTTCACCCTTCAATCCTCGGTCTGGCTGGCGACGAGGCGCAGACCCGCGCCGCAGCCCGCAGTTTCCGGATTTTCTATGAGCGCGAGGACAGTTCCGGCGCGCCGGATGGTTACACAATGGCACACAGCGCAGCACTATACCTGATCGGACCTGACGGAAACTGGCTGCGCCAATTCAGCTATGGCACGCCAGCAAGTGAAATCCTTAACGACCTCAGGCAAAGATTGTGA
- a CDS encoding copper chaperone PCu(A)C gives MKYLLTALLLSLSATPVLACETVQLSSLEISEAWSRASIGMARPSAFYVTIRNTGVKDDVLAGIATPVSGKPMLHETVVKDGVASMPHATAIPVPADSTVQLEPGGYHGMLMGLTQVLKEGETFPLTLTFREAGDVTVPVAIRGMGAKDAGCVDKKD, from the coding sequence ATGAAATATCTTCTGACCGCTCTCCTTCTCAGCCTATCCGCCACCCCGGTACTGGCGTGTGAAACTGTTCAACTTAGCTCACTCGAAATCTCGGAAGCCTGGTCGCGGGCTTCGATCGGAATGGCCCGGCCCAGCGCCTTCTATGTCACCATCCGCAACACTGGCGTGAAAGACGATGTGCTTGCCGGCATCGCGACGCCGGTGTCCGGAAAGCCCATGCTGCACGAAACAGTGGTGAAGGATGGCGTGGCTTCGATGCCGCACGCTACGGCGATTCCCGTGCCAGCAGATTCCACCGTGCAATTGGAGCCAGGCGGCTATCACGGCATGCTGATGGGTCTTACACAGGTGCTGAAGGAAGGCGAGACGTTCCCGCTTACACTGACGTTCCGCGAGGCAGGCGACGTGACCGTTCCCGTGGCGATCCGGGGAATGGGTGCGAAAGATGCAGGCTGCGTGGACAAAAAAGATTGA
- a CDS encoding SCO family protein produces MRRRTLLVAGASGVGALAFTLGLGWWQSRDSLQTGSALIPLRIGKMSFTLTNHHGVTVSPSEWIGRPTIVFFGFTWCPDVCPTTLSDISLWLQDLGPDADRMNIFLVSVDPERDTPQVLADYLSNFDPRITGLTGSPAEIKRAADEFRATFEKVPREDDYTMDHTAGVFLFRADGRFGGIIDYHEDRHVALLKIQRLLKAAS; encoded by the coding sequence TTGAGACGCCGTACGCTGCTCGTTGCCGGGGCGTCGGGCGTCGGCGCGCTGGCCTTTACGCTCGGTCTGGGGTGGTGGCAGAGCCGGGACAGCCTGCAAACGGGCTCCGCGCTGATACCATTGCGTATCGGCAAGATGTCCTTCACCCTGACGAACCATCATGGCGTGACGGTGAGTCCATCAGAGTGGATTGGCCGCCCGACAATAGTCTTTTTCGGCTTTACCTGGTGCCCCGATGTTTGCCCGACAACGCTGAGCGATATTTCGCTCTGGCTGCAAGATCTCGGCCCTGACGCCGACCGGATGAATATCTTTCTGGTCAGTGTCGACCCGGAGCGCGACACTCCACAGGTTCTTGCCGACTACCTGTCGAACTTCGATCCAAGAATCACCGGTCTGACGGGGTCACCTGCCGAGATCAAGCGCGCCGCGGACGAATTCCGCGCAACATTCGAGAAGGTGCCGAGGGAGGATGACTATACCATGGACCACACCGCCGGCGTGTTCCTGTTTCGGGCCGACGGGCGATTTGGCGGGATCATCGATTATCACGAGGATCGGCATGTGGCTCTGCTGAAGATCCAGAGGTTGTTGAAAGCGGCTAGCTGA
- a CDS encoding arsenic resistance protein, translating to MTLLRETLENRQVPIYFGAVVLGMIVAVTLNGMTALEIGINPALAFMLFVTFLQVPLAELRVAFSRFRFLGVLLLTNFVVVPVLVGALVQFLPPDPMIRLGVLLVLLAPCIDYVVTFSHLGRADARLLLAATPALLVIQMMMLPVYLGFFLGPEAGSLVTAGPFVHAFAWLIAVPLVFSALVQFWAIKSAAGARVASVLGLLPVPATAFVLFVVVAAVVPQLGPALDDTLRVVPIYVAYAVIAPLAGWGMSRLFCLDAPAGRALAFSAATRNSLVVLPLAFAVPGAVPLLPAIIVTQTLIELISELAYVRLAPKLGSKMAA from the coding sequence TTGACCCTCCTGCGTGAAACCCTCGAAAACCGTCAGGTCCCCATCTATTTTGGCGCTGTCGTCCTCGGCATGATTGTGGCGGTAACTCTCAACGGAATGACGGCGCTGGAAATCGGCATCAACCCCGCGCTGGCATTCATGTTATTCGTGACGTTCCTCCAGGTCCCCCTAGCCGAGTTGCGAGTGGCCTTCTCGCGCTTTCGCTTTCTTGGCGTCCTGCTGCTGACCAATTTCGTTGTGGTTCCTGTTCTGGTGGGAGCCCTTGTTCAGTTTCTGCCGCCCGATCCGATGATAAGGCTAGGCGTGCTGTTGGTGCTTCTCGCGCCATGCATCGACTATGTCGTAACCTTCTCGCATCTCGGTCGTGCCGATGCCCGTCTCCTGCTAGCTGCGACGCCCGCGCTTCTGGTCATCCAGATGATGATGCTTCCCGTCTACCTGGGTTTTTTCCTTGGCCCTGAGGCTGGGTCTCTTGTGACAGCGGGGCCATTTGTTCACGCATTCGCCTGGTTGATTGCGGTCCCGCTTGTCTTCTCCGCTCTCGTCCAGTTTTGGGCCATCAAAAGTGCCGCGGGGGCACGTGTAGCCTCGGTTCTTGGGCTGCTCCCAGTTCCCGCGACAGCGTTTGTATTATTCGTTGTCGTGGCCGCTGTGGTGCCGCAACTCGGCCCCGCACTTGATGACACGTTACGGGTCGTCCCGATTTACGTGGCATATGCGGTTATTGCACCCTTGGCGGGATGGGGCATGAGCAGGCTGTTTTGCCTTGATGCGCCAGCCGGGCGGGCCCTCGCGTTCAGTGCCGCAACGCGTAATTCTCTCGTCGTCCTTCCGCTGGCATTCGCTGTTCCCGGCGCGGTCCCACTCCTTCCTGCGATCATTGTCACGCAGACATTGATCGAACTTATAAGCGAGTTGGCGTATGTCCGTCTGGCGCCAAAGCTCGGTTCCAAAATGGCTGCATGA
- a CDS encoding transglutaminase-like cysteine peptidase produces MQDKYKAKSYSKVSAFALVLLCASFAQACAYETLETNPEVLISSSAAAPLLQNRNVARGSAWLTTEYLTTTLALTQAGLAPLDLDVDPDFDLASTNDLALPSALTKLADKGLAENPALNEKMIDQAQVITASIPAMAAPAGVSISQTIRQEAPLFGAYRIRFGKIKSGARISGLIKKAVASGAPDDICTEKCADLADQLALSGSTVSEQLRHVSASVNRIVAYKADDQNHERVDYWSTPGEILDRSSGDCEDYAILKMALLARLDVPMSAMEIVVLKDTSRNLFHAVLSVAFENRSLILDNVTDAVEADTAKESYEPLFSISGTANYVFGYKGGKSNLTASLKELGAIAPGAGF; encoded by the coding sequence ATGCAAGATAAATATAAAGCGAAATCATATTCCAAAGTATCTGCATTCGCACTCGTGTTGCTCTGCGCTTCATTCGCACAGGCTTGTGCTTACGAAACACTCGAAACAAATCCTGAAGTTCTTATAAGCTCCAGTGCCGCCGCTCCCCTCTTGCAGAACCGGAATGTCGCCCGGGGTTCAGCTTGGCTGACCACGGAATACCTCACCACGACCCTTGCCCTGACCCAAGCTGGCCTCGCTCCCCTTGATCTTGATGTCGATCCTGACTTTGACCTTGCTTCCACCAACGACCTCGCACTACCATCGGCGCTCACAAAACTTGCCGATAAGGGCCTGGCGGAAAATCCGGCTCTCAATGAAAAGATGATCGACCAGGCCCAGGTCATCACCGCCTCGATTCCTGCGATGGCGGCCCCCGCTGGGGTGTCGATCAGCCAGACCATTCGTCAGGAAGCGCCTTTGTTCGGTGCCTACAGGATCCGCTTCGGCAAGATCAAGAGTGGTGCCCGCATATCCGGCCTGATCAAGAAGGCTGTCGCTTCCGGCGCACCCGACGACATTTGCACCGAAAAGTGCGCAGACCTTGCCGATCAACTTGCGTTGAGCGGATCAACTGTCAGCGAGCAACTCCGCCACGTCTCAGCATCAGTCAACAGAATTGTCGCCTACAAGGCAGACGACCAGAACCATGAACGGGTGGACTACTGGTCGACGCCCGGTGAAATTCTGGATCGCAGCAGTGGCGATTGCGAAGACTACGCCATCCTGAAAATGGCTTTGCTGGCCCGCCTCGATGTTCCTATGAGCGCCATGGAAATAGTCGTGCTCAAGGATACCAGCCGTAATCTATTTCACGCCGTTCTGTCTGTTGCATTTGAGAATCGTAGCCTGATCCTCGACAACGTGACCGATGCTGTTGAAGCTGACACGGCGAAGGAAAGCTATGAGCCTCTGTTTTCGATTTCTGGCACCGCAAACTACGTATTCGGCTACAAGGGTGGCAAGTCCAACCTTACGGCCTCACTCAAGGAGCTCGGAGCAATTGCGCCAGGTGCAGGCTTCTGA